A window from Mycobacterium saskatchewanense encodes these proteins:
- a CDS encoding ESX secretion-associated protein EspG, whose translation MSGPLAAGHTGLVDDVVGVEVTIDGMLAIADSLHLAEFPTVLGIRPNIPQEDLRNLVWEQVRRDLTAQGVLSSHGEPHPTVAAMADILSRPDRCLEGRWWRRDLGGTMVRFAVCRKEERHVVAARDGDLLVLQLVAPQVGLAGMVTTVLGTAEPACVEPLTGIAAELAGCTTAAQLAGYGLAPASARAYAEIIGNPSGWVEITAGQRHPGGTSTHTDVAAGVLESARGRLVSLPRRVGGELYGSFLSGTPENLQRALDGLLEFLPAGTWFDHADAAGASHHTG comes from the coding sequence ATGTCCGGTCCCCTCGCCGCCGGTCACACCGGCCTTGTCGACGACGTTGTCGGTGTGGAGGTGACCATCGACGGCATGCTGGCGATCGCCGATTCCCTGCACCTGGCCGAATTCCCGACGGTGCTCGGGATCCGGCCGAACATCCCGCAAGAGGACCTGCGCAACCTCGTGTGGGAGCAGGTCCGGCGTGATCTGACCGCGCAAGGGGTACTGAGCAGTCACGGCGAGCCCCACCCCACGGTGGCGGCGATGGCCGACATCCTCAGCAGACCCGATCGGTGCCTGGAGGGCAGGTGGTGGCGGCGCGATCTCGGCGGCACGATGGTGCGATTTGCAGTGTGCCGCAAGGAAGAACGGCACGTCGTCGCGGCCCGAGACGGCGACCTGCTGGTGCTGCAGCTGGTGGCCCCGCAGGTCGGCCTCGCGGGCATGGTGACCACCGTTCTGGGCACCGCCGAGCCGGCCTGCGTCGAACCGCTGACAGGTATCGCGGCCGAGCTGGCCGGGTGCACCACCGCTGCACAGTTGGCCGGCTACGGCCTCGCTCCGGCCTCGGCCCGCGCCTACGCCGAGATCATCGGTAACCCCAGCGGCTGGGTGGAGATCACTGCCGGTCAGCGCCACCCCGGCGGCACGTCCACGCACACCGACGTGGCCGCGGGCGTCCTCGAGTCCGCGCGAGGCAGGCTGGTGTCGCTGCCCCGGCGCGTCGGCGGCGAACTCTACGGGAGCTTCCTGTCCGGCACCCCGGAAAACCTGCAGCGCGCGCTGGACGGCCTGCTGGAGTTTCTCCCAGCGGGCACCTGGTTCGACCACGCCGATGCCGCCGGCGCCTCACACCATACGGGCTGA
- the eccA gene encoding type VII secretion AAA-ATPase EccA has protein sequence MTDHLAALFESAVGMLPISQPRALDIFTEITDYDESACDAWIGRIRCGDTDRVTQFRAWYSRTHFGRLAGSAQVSMNAVGARVSIGGMYGDITYPVNSPLAITMGFAVNEAAYGNYADAMEALEDCPTTGAEHLVSWVKAVIYGESQRWTEVIDEIRGAARWPDAFLAAAAGVAHGVAAANLGLFTEAERRLTEANASPAGEACARAIAWYLAMTRRGQGNEEAAVALLEWLQTTHPEPKVAAALKDSSYRLQTTSAEQIAARTDPWDASTVVADTSGREKLLAEAEAELERQIGLTRVKDQVERYRAATQMARVRAARGMKVAQPSKHMIFTGPPGTGKTTIARVVANILAGLGVISEPKLIETSRKDFVAEYEGQSAVKTTKTIDRALGGVLFIDEAYALVQERDGRTDPFGQEALDTLLARMENDRDRLVVIIAGYSADIDRLLETNEGLRSRFATRIEFESYSPEEILEIAKVIAKSNDSSLSTEAADILLEAAKLLSQRNVRGKPALDIAGNGRYARQLVEAGEQYRDIRLTRAPDFEELDADRLSEINGGDMADAIAAVHGRLDITE, from the coding sequence GTGACTGATCACCTTGCCGCCCTGTTCGAAAGCGCGGTCGGCATGCTGCCCATCTCGCAGCCGCGCGCCCTGGACATCTTCACCGAGATCACGGACTACGACGAATCGGCCTGCGACGCATGGATCGGACGCATCCGCTGTGGTGACACCGATCGGGTGACACAGTTTCGCGCCTGGTACTCGCGCACGCACTTCGGCCGGCTGGCGGGGTCCGCGCAAGTCTCGATGAACGCCGTCGGCGCCCGGGTGTCCATCGGCGGGATGTATGGCGACATCACGTATCCGGTCAACTCACCGCTGGCGATCACCATGGGATTCGCCGTGAACGAAGCCGCGTACGGCAATTACGCGGACGCCATGGAGGCGCTGGAGGACTGTCCGACCACCGGAGCCGAGCACCTGGTGTCCTGGGTCAAGGCGGTGATCTACGGCGAGTCCCAGCGGTGGACCGAAGTGATCGACGAGATCAGGGGCGCCGCGCGGTGGCCCGACGCGTTCCTGGCCGCCGCGGCTGGCGTCGCCCACGGCGTGGCGGCGGCCAACCTGGGGCTGTTCACCGAAGCCGAACGCCGACTCACCGAGGCCAACGCCTCGCCGGCGGGCGAAGCGTGCGCTCGGGCCATCGCCTGGTATCTGGCGATGACGCGTCGCGGCCAGGGGAACGAAGAGGCGGCGGTGGCGCTGCTGGAATGGCTGCAGACCACCCACCCGGAGCCCAAAGTAGCCGCCGCCCTGAAGGACTCGTCTTATCGGCTGCAGACGACCAGCGCGGAGCAGATCGCCGCCCGCACCGATCCCTGGGATGCGTCCACCGTCGTCGCCGACACCTCCGGGCGGGAGAAGCTGCTCGCCGAGGCGGAAGCCGAGCTGGAGCGGCAGATCGGGCTCACCCGGGTCAAGGACCAAGTGGAGCGATACCGCGCCGCGACGCAGATGGCACGGGTGCGCGCCGCCCGCGGCATGAAAGTCGCCCAACCGAGCAAGCACATGATTTTCACCGGGCCGCCCGGGACCGGCAAGACGACGATAGCCAGGGTGGTTGCCAACATCCTTGCCGGACTGGGCGTTATCAGCGAGCCGAAGCTCATCGAGACGTCGCGCAAGGACTTCGTCGCCGAATACGAGGGGCAATCGGCGGTCAAGACCACCAAGACCATCGATCGCGCCCTCGGCGGGGTCCTGTTCATCGACGAGGCGTACGCGCTCGTGCAGGAACGCGACGGGCGAACCGACCCCTTCGGGCAAGAGGCGCTCGACACCCTGCTGGCGCGAATGGAGAACGACCGCGACCGGCTGGTGGTGATCATCGCCGGCTACAGTGCGGACATCGATCGGCTGCTGGAAACCAACGAAGGCCTGAGGTCCCGGTTCGCCACCCGCATCGAGTTCGAGTCATACTCGCCTGAGGAAATTCTCGAGATCGCGAAAGTGATTGCCAAGTCCAATGATTCGTCGCTGAGCACGGAGGCGGCCGATATCCTGCTGGAGGCGGCGAAGCTGCTGAGCCAGCGGAATGTGCGCGGCAAACCCGCGCTGGACATCGCCGGCAACGGTCGCTACGCCCGCCAGCTGGTGGAAGCCGGGGAACAATACCGCGACATCCGGCTGACGCGAGCACCCGACTTCGAGGAACTTGATGCCGACCGCCTGAGCGAGATCAACGGCGGCGACATGGCCGACGCGATCGCCGCGGTCCACGGCCGCCTCGACATCACCGAGTGA
- the eccB gene encoding type VII secretion protein EccB, with the protein MASFRLTTKVQVSGWRFLLRRLEHAIVRRDTRMFDDPMQFYSRSVALGIVVSVLISVGAVAMAYFKPQGKLGSGNLFVDRSTDQLYLMVSGQLHPVYNLTSARLVLGNPADPTGVKPAELNRLPRGQSIGIPGAPYATPVSADSSSVWTLCDTVSNADSVNPTVQTAILARPLQIETPAIDPILPNEALLASFQGKDWIVDAHGRHATDLSDRPMTFAVGIRGTAKPSPLSTAMFNALPDAGSWQLPPIPSAGSPNTLGLPEQLVIGSILQIHGDSGPRYFVVLPDGVAPVNANTAAALRAIQSYGLVAPPALVSSEVVRIPEVVYNSPLPDQPVKIVSRPQDPALCWTWERKTGEQSPKTTVLTGRHLPLPPSAMSQGIKQIQGAATVYVDGGKYVQLQSPDPRYGESLYYVDPQGVRYGLPDQQTATSLGLSSPKPAPWEIVRLLVDGPVLSKDAALLEHDTLPADPSPRKVPAAAPGAP; encoded by the coding sequence ATGGCAAGTTTCCGGCTTACCACGAAGGTTCAGGTCAGCGGCTGGCGTTTCCTGCTGCGGCGCCTGGAGCACGCCATCGTGCGCCGCGACACCCGCATGTTCGACGACCCGATGCAGTTCTACAGCCGCTCGGTCGCGCTCGGCATCGTCGTCTCGGTACTGATCTCGGTGGGCGCCGTGGCAATGGCCTACTTCAAACCGCAGGGCAAGCTCGGCAGCGGCAACTTGTTCGTCGACCGCTCGACCGACCAGCTCTATCTGATGGTGTCGGGTCAATTGCATCCCGTCTACAACCTGACCTCGGCACGCCTAGTGCTGGGCAACCCGGCCGATCCGACGGGTGTGAAACCCGCGGAGCTGAACCGGTTGCCCAGAGGCCAGTCGATCGGCATTCCCGGCGCCCCGTACGCCACGCCCGTGTCGGCGGACTCCTCGTCGGTCTGGACGCTCTGCGACACCGTCAGCAACGCCGACAGCGTCAATCCCACCGTGCAGACGGCGATTTTGGCGAGGCCGCTGCAGATCGAGACCCCCGCCATAGACCCGATCCTCCCCAACGAAGCGCTGCTGGCGTCCTTCCAGGGCAAGGATTGGATCGTCGACGCCCACGGGCGCCACGCGACGGATCTCAGCGACCGGCCCATGACCTTCGCCGTCGGAATACGCGGAACCGCCAAGCCGAGTCCGCTTTCCACGGCGATGTTCAATGCACTACCCGACGCCGGGTCCTGGCAGCTGCCTCCGATCCCCAGCGCGGGGTCACCCAACACGCTCGGGCTTCCCGAACAGTTGGTGATCGGGTCGATACTGCAGATCCACGGGGACTCGGGTCCGCGCTACTTCGTGGTCCTGCCCGACGGCGTCGCGCCCGTCAATGCCAACACCGCCGCGGCGCTGCGCGCGATCCAGTCCTACGGCCTCGTCGCGCCCCCAGCGCTGGTGTCCAGCGAGGTCGTCAGGATTCCTGAAGTGGTGTACAACTCGCCGTTGCCCGACCAGCCCGTCAAGATCGTGTCTCGGCCGCAGGATCCCGCGCTGTGCTGGACGTGGGAACGCAAGACCGGCGAACAAAGTCCGAAGACAACGGTGCTGACCGGTCGGCACCTCCCACTGCCGCCGTCAGCGATGAGTCAAGGCATCAAGCAGATCCAGGGAGCCGCAACGGTTTACGTCGATGGCGGAAAGTACGTGCAGCTGCAATCCCCGGATCCTCGGTATGGGGAATCGCTGTATTACGTCGATCCGCAGGGGGTGCGCTACGGCCTGCCCGACCAGCAGACGGCCACCTCCCTGGGCCTGAGCTCACCGAAGCCCGCGCCGTGGGAGATCGTTCGCCTCCTGGTCGACGGCCCGGTGCTGTCCA